The following coding sequences lie in one Streptomyces venezuelae genomic window:
- a CDS encoding winged helix-turn-helix transcriptional regulator translates to MALGKDYAAQECSMARALEVVGERWTLLIVRDALYGVRRYNDFLVHLGIPRAVLAARLQALVAAGVLDKRTCPEAPRRHEYVVTERGEALWPVLRALGVWGRDHITGTKPPRYFRHAACGTELGAGGDCPACGGLVPVRDVEMVPGPGLDPDPKDPVSRALARPRRLLQPVEVDPV, encoded by the coding sequence ATGGCTCTCGGCAAGGACTACGCCGCGCAGGAGTGCTCGATGGCCCGCGCCCTGGAGGTGGTCGGCGAGCGCTGGACGCTGCTCATCGTCCGCGACGCCCTCTACGGAGTGCGGCGGTACAACGACTTCCTCGTCCACCTCGGCATTCCGCGCGCCGTCCTCGCCGCCCGCCTGCAGGCGCTCGTCGCCGCGGGCGTCCTCGACAAACGGACGTGCCCCGAGGCGCCGAGGCGGCACGAGTACGTGGTGACGGAGCGCGGCGAGGCCCTGTGGCCGGTGCTCCGCGCGCTCGGGGTGTGGGGGCGCGACCACATCACCGGCACGAAGCCGCCGCGCTACTTCCGCCATGCGGCGTGCGGCACCGAGCTGGGCGCCGGGGGCGACTGCCCGGCCTGCGGCGGCCTCGTCCCCGTCAGGGACGTCGAGATGGTGCCAGGGCCAGGACTCGATCCGGACCCGAAGGATCCGGTCAGCCGCGCGCTGGCCCGGCCCCGCAGGCTCCTTCAGCCGGTCGAAGTGGATCCTGTATAA
- a CDS encoding DUF6412 domain-containing protein produces the protein MRDVIRSGKAAARPALLLLLLLVEVVLVDTGSLASAVALAATAAAGSALAACSVIAARCAPAVPRTRVRTAIRDREMRTAFLPQRDPDARGRRRPRAPGRPVLTAA, from the coding sequence ATGCGCGACGTGATCCGTAGCGGGAAGGCGGCCGCACGCCCGGCCCTGCTTCTCCTGCTCCTCCTCGTCGAAGTCGTCCTCGTCGACACCGGAAGCCTCGCCTCCGCCGTCGCGCTCGCCGCGACCGCCGCCGCGGGCTCCGCGCTCGCCGCTTGCTCCGTGATCGCCGCGCGCTGCGCACCCGCCGTGCCCCGCACCAGAGTGCGCACGGCCATCCGCGACCGCGAGATGCGCACCGCCTTCCTGCCTCAACGCGACCCCGACGCCAGGGGCCGCAGGCGCCCCCGAGCACCCGGCCGTCCCGTCCTGACGGCCGCGTAG
- a CDS encoding fumarylacetoacetate hydrolase family protein has product MKLLRVGTSGAERPALLDAQGTLRDLSGVVADIDGSVLADAAALDRIRAAADAGDLPVLDADGLRVGPPVGRIGKVVCIGLNYHDHARETGAEPPAEPVVFFKAADTVVGPDDTVLVPRRSVKTDWEVELAVVIGRTARYLESDEEALAHVAGYAVAHDVSEREFQIERGGTWDKGKNCETFNPLGPWLVTADEIADPQALSLKLWVNGELKQNGTTADQIFPVAEVVRYVSQFMTLYPGDVINTGTPAGVAMGQPEPKPYLRAGDVVELEIEGLGRQRQELKDA; this is encoded by the coding sequence ATGAAGCTGCTGCGAGTCGGTACGTCAGGCGCGGAGCGCCCCGCGCTCCTCGACGCCCAGGGAACCCTCAGGGACCTGTCGGGGGTGGTCGCCGACATCGACGGCAGCGTGCTCGCCGACGCGGCCGCGCTGGACCGGATCAGGGCCGCCGCCGACGCCGGTGACCTGCCCGTACTCGACGCGGACGGGCTGCGCGTAGGCCCGCCGGTGGGGCGGATAGGCAAGGTCGTCTGCATCGGCCTGAACTACCACGACCACGCCCGCGAGACCGGCGCCGAGCCGCCCGCCGAGCCCGTCGTCTTCTTCAAGGCGGCGGACACGGTCGTCGGCCCCGACGACACCGTCCTGGTGCCGCGCCGCTCCGTGAAGACGGACTGGGAGGTCGAGCTCGCCGTGGTCATCGGACGTACGGCGCGCTACCTGGAGTCGGACGAGGAGGCGCTCGCGCACGTCGCGGGGTACGCGGTGGCGCACGACGTGTCCGAGCGGGAGTTCCAGATCGAGCGGGGCGGCACCTGGGACAAGGGCAAGAACTGCGAGACGTTCAACCCGCTGGGCCCCTGGCTCGTCACGGCGGACGAGATCGCCGACCCGCAGGCCCTGTCCCTCAAGCTCTGGGTCAACGGCGAGCTGAAGCAGAACGGCACGACCGCCGACCAGATCTTCCCGGTCGCCGAAGTGGTGCGCTACGTGAGCCAGTTCATGACGCTGTACCCCGGTGACGTGATCAACACGGGGACGCCGGCGGGCGTGGCGATGGGGCAGCCGGAGCCGAAGCCGTATCTGCGGGCCGGTGATGTGGTGGAGCTGGAGATCGAGGGGCTTGGGCGGCAGCGGCAGGAGTTGAAGGACGCGTAG
- a CDS encoding YidC/Oxa1 family membrane protein insertase has translation MSAFMSLFAELVAHIADLLDPLFHASATAAAIVLFTACVRLLVHPLSRAAARGQKARAKLNPQIAELRKKHAKNPEKLQKAVLELHRKEQVSPLSGCLPSLFQLPAFFLLYHLFSSSSIGGEANTLLDHTLFAAPLGGRWTDALADGGVFGAQGLVYVGLFLLVAAVATFNYRRTKSQMAANPLPQGGDQQVPGMGAITKVMPLMSFMTLFTVAVVPLAAALYVVTSTTWSAVERAVLYRDMPGTAGALATAG, from the coding sequence ATGTCCGCTTTCATGTCCCTGTTCGCCGAGTTGGTCGCGCACATCGCCGACCTGCTCGACCCGCTCTTCCATGCCTCGGCGACCGCCGCCGCGATCGTGCTGTTCACCGCCTGCGTACGGCTCCTCGTCCACCCGCTCTCGCGCGCCGCGGCCCGCGGCCAGAAGGCGCGCGCCAAGCTCAACCCGCAGATCGCGGAGTTGCGCAAGAAGCACGCCAAGAACCCCGAGAAGCTGCAGAAGGCCGTCCTCGAACTGCACCGCAAGGAGCAGGTGTCGCCGCTCTCCGGGTGCCTGCCCAGCCTCTTCCAGCTGCCGGCGTTCTTCCTGCTCTACCACCTGTTCTCCAGCTCCAGCATCGGCGGCGAGGCCAACACGCTCCTCGACCACACGCTCTTCGCGGCCCCGCTCGGCGGCCGGTGGACGGACGCGCTGGCCGACGGTGGAGTGTTCGGGGCGCAGGGGCTGGTCTACGTAGGACTGTTCCTGCTGGTCGCGGCCGTCGCCACGTTCAACTACCGGCGCACGAAGTCGCAGATGGCGGCCAACCCGCTGCCCCAGGGCGGTGACCAGCAGGTGCCCGGTATGGGCGCGATCACGAAGGTGATGCCGCTGATGTCGTTCATGACTCTGTTCACGGTCGCTGTCGTGCCGCTGGCCGCCGCGCTGTACGTGGTGACCAGTACGACGTGGAGCGCGGTCGAACGAGCCGTGCTGTACCGGGACATGCCGGGCACGGCGGGAGCCCTGGCTACCGCTGGGTAA